The following proteins come from a genomic window of Campylobacter concisus:
- the pbpC gene encoding penicillin-binding protein 1C produces the protein MKKFKFLKFLALFLALMVAIFLILDQIYPLNLDALKKDEAKILLDKNGEIINMKLSSDGIWRFHEQNFPNSLKQSVVLFEDRYFYYHFGVNFASIFRAFFHNLRSDNRIGASTITMQVARMLEPSDRSYKNKIREIFRAFQLEFHFSKDEILNFYLNLAPYGGNIEGAKAASFFYFGKELNELSYAQAALLSTIPKNPNKNRLDRVSNINALKNRVIKMLYKAKLIDLSAFKRAQAEPFKNVRIRAVVNAGDYANVAFKNQISKASLDLNLQKDMLKILKDAMFSLKAKNANNAAAVVIDNKKMSVVAFIGSHDERARDGKNSAINMKRNTGSTLKPFIYSLALDSGLITPNSQLIDTQIYIKEYAPKNFSNDFLGIVSAKDALNFSLNIPVINLNLKLKDNSLYELLEKVNLVDENKEYYGASITLGSAEMSLLDLAHLYTIYANDGIYRPLEFAGKNYKNEEKNVTLISPQSAYLTAKMLSEASRSYLKNAWQYAQNTPKIAFKTGTSANSRDLYAIGVDENYTIAIWIGNFNASKTDKLTGLNDVSKSLFDMFKIIAQKEKLRFMSEPDGIEKLPTCLDAFNYEKCKKMALDDRIKGVDLKDKCESLRGEELDFLIKNELLDKDEIQKSPCAEIFKDKKPVFAYPYDNEEIVTDENITQVMVKCYAFLGDEIYLKIDDLNFSKIENASEKKFDLTLGEHSIKCLDQNSNQSEITIKIRR, from the coding sequence ATGAAAAAGTTTAAATTTCTAAAATTTCTTGCCCTATTTTTGGCTTTAATGGTTGCTATTTTTTTGATACTTGATCAAATTTATCCACTAAATTTAGACGCACTCAAAAAAGACGAAGCCAAAATTTTACTTGATAAAAATGGCGAGATCATAAATATGAAGCTTAGTAGCGATGGAATTTGGAGATTTCACGAGCAAAATTTTCCAAACTCGCTAAAACAAAGCGTCGTTCTCTTTGAGGATAGATACTTTTACTACCATTTTGGCGTAAATTTTGCTTCCATTTTTAGAGCATTTTTTCACAACCTAAGAAGCGACAACCGTATAGGCGCGAGCACTATCACAATGCAAGTAGCCAGGATGCTTGAGCCAAGTGATCGAAGCTATAAAAATAAGATAAGAGAAATTTTTAGAGCATTTCAGCTTGAGTTTCACTTTAGCAAGGATGAAATTTTAAATTTTTATCTAAATTTAGCCCCATATGGTGGCAATATCGAGGGCGCAAAGGCGGCTAGCTTTTTTTATTTTGGCAAAGAGCTAAACGAGCTTAGCTACGCTCAGGCTGCACTTTTAAGCACAATACCTAAAAATCCAAATAAAAATAGACTTGATCGCGTTTCAAACATAAATGCTCTAAAAAACAGAGTCATAAAGATGCTTTATAAAGCAAAGTTGATTGATCTTAGTGCGTTTAAAAGAGCGCAGGCTGAGCCATTTAAAAATGTAAGAATAAGAGCCGTAGTAAACGCAGGTGACTACGCAAATGTCGCTTTTAAAAACCAAATTTCAAAGGCGAGCTTGGATCTAAATTTACAAAAAGATATGCTCAAAATTTTAAAAGATGCGATGTTTTCGCTAAAGGCTAAAAATGCAAACAATGCCGCTGCCGTAGTCATTGATAATAAAAAAATGAGTGTTGTTGCCTTCATCGGCTCACACGATGAGCGCGCACGTGATGGCAAAAATTCAGCCATAAATATGAAGCGAAACACCGGCAGTACGCTAAAGCCTTTTATCTACTCACTTGCGCTTGATAGTGGGCTTATAACGCCAAATTCGCAGTTAATAGACACGCAAATTTATATAAAAGAGTATGCTCCAAAGAATTTTAGTAATGATTTTTTAGGTATCGTAAGCGCAAAAGATGCTCTAAATTTCAGCCTAAATATCCCAGTTATAAATTTAAACTTAAAACTAAAAGACAATTCGCTTTACGAACTACTTGAAAAGGTAAATTTAGTAGATGAAAATAAGGAATATTATGGAGCTTCTATAACGCTTGGAAGTGCTGAAATGAGCCTGCTTGATCTTGCGCATCTTTATACTATTTATGCAAATGACGGCATTTATAGGCCGCTTGAGTTTGCTGGCAAAAACTACAAAAATGAAGAGAAAAATGTAACTCTCATCTCGCCTCAAAGTGCCTATTTGACCGCTAAAATGCTAAGCGAAGCCTCAAGATCGTATCTAAAAAATGCTTGGCAGTATGCCCAAAATACGCCTAAAATAGCCTTTAAAACTGGTACAAGCGCAAACTCGCGCGATCTTTACGCCATAGGCGTTGATGAAAATTACACGATTGCTATTTGGATTGGAAATTTTAATGCCAGTAAAACTGATAAACTAACAGGACTAAATGACGTATCAAAGAGCCTTTTTGATATGTTTAAGATAATCGCTCAAAAAGAGAAGTTAAGATTTATGAGTGAGCCAGATGGCATAGAAAAGCTGCCAACCTGCCTTGATGCCTTTAACTATGAAAAGTGTAAAAAAATGGCACTTGATGATAGAATAAAGGGTGTAGATTTAAAGGATAAATGCGAAAGTTTAAGAGGCGAAGAGCTTGATTTTTTGATTAAAAATGAGCTTTTGGATAAAGATGAGATACAAAAAAGTCCTTGCGCTGAAATTTTTAAAGATAAAAAGCCAGTTTTTGCCTATCCATATGACAATGAAGAGATAGTGACAGATGAAAATATCACACAAGTTATGGTAAAATGCTACGCGTTTTTAGGCGATGAAATTTACCTAAAAATAGATGATTTGAACTTTTCTAAGATAGAAAATGCAAGCGAAAAAAAGTTTGATCTAACTCTTGGCGAGCACAGCATAAAATGCCTTGATCAAAACTCAAATCAAAGTGAAATAACAATAAAAATAAGGAGATAA
- a CDS encoding ATP-dependent helicase, with protein sequence MPLSRLNKEQYTAATAPFGHNLIIASAGTGKTSTIVARIAHLLNLGVKPEKILLLTFTNKAASEMIERLNRYFDKQITSKITAGTFHSVSFSLLKSLDKGVTLKQPSELKTLLKSLVERRKFYHLSDVKPYGGAYLYDLYSLFQNSEQGTTFGKWISTKSEEQGVYAEIYEDVLEEFETEKAKFSYADFNDLLIKMRDELKKGANLAYDEILIDEYQDTNTLQGSLIDAFATKSLFCVGDFDQSIYAFNGANIEIIGSFKDRFPNANIYALNVNYRSSSSILALANKVINNNPRLYEKHLTVSREGNFKPPRLLVYNELFDQYQNIADIISLSPFNRENIAIIFRNNSSADGIEVALKERGISSKRKGGVSFFESREIKALIDIMGIYVNPKDIMAFIHICEYAKGVGSAVSKEIFDTLLKLGHGNLIKGIVDPDESVNISSNKRRNYQLGLFDDLDEFAEISRFSKLGFSDKFLGHPVLKLQKLSESGAQFLYEIYNFLKGMRNISKPATMINEIKTSKIYSLIVENISTKRATLKNGNVDLALKEEVKERIMAKSVVLSELAKKYQDISKFYNFLALGSNEMSEGQGVSLLSVHASKGLEFDQVFIVDLAQNRFPNLKLMSMGGSLEEERRLFYVAVTRAKDELYLSYAKYDKIKKVTYQPSRFLIEAGMAKEEA encoded by the coding sequence ATGCCCTTATCTAGGTTAAACAAAGAACAATACACCGCTGCAACTGCGCCATTTGGACACAATCTCATCATCGCTTCAGCTGGCACTGGCAAGACTAGCACGATTGTCGCTCGCATAGCACATCTTTTAAATTTAGGCGTAAAGCCTGAGAAAATTTTGCTTCTAACATTTACCAACAAAGCAGCTAGCGAGATGATAGAGCGTTTAAATAGGTATTTTGACAAGCAAATCACCTCCAAAATCACCGCAGGCACCTTTCACTCGGTCTCATTTTCGCTTTTAAAAAGCCTTGATAAAGGCGTCACGTTAAAGCAGCCAAGCGAGCTAAAGACGCTTTTAAAAAGTCTTGTTGAGAGACGAAAATTTTACCATTTAAGCGACGTCAAACCTTATGGCGGAGCGTATTTGTACGATCTTTACTCGCTATTTCAAAACAGCGAGCAAGGCACAACTTTTGGCAAATGGATAAGTACAAAGAGCGAAGAGCAGGGCGTTTATGCTGAAATTTATGAAGACGTGCTAGAGGAGTTTGAAACTGAAAAGGCTAAATTTTCTTACGCTGATTTTAACGACCTTCTCATAAAAATGCGCGACGAGCTAAAAAAAGGGGCAAATTTAGCTTATGATGAAATTTTGATCGACGAGTATCAAGATACAAACACGCTTCAAGGCAGCCTCATAGACGCATTTGCGACAAAGAGCCTCTTTTGTGTGGGCGATTTTGACCAGAGCATTTACGCATTTAACGGCGCAAATATCGAGATAATAGGCTCATTTAAAGATCGCTTCCCAAACGCAAATATCTACGCTTTAAATGTAAACTACCGCTCAAGCTCAAGCATACTTGCCCTTGCAAATAAGGTCATCAACAACAACCCAAGGCTTTATGAAAAACACCTAACAGTTAGCCGCGAGGGAAATTTCAAGCCTCCAAGGCTGCTTGTCTATAACGAGCTTTTTGATCAGTATCAAAACATCGCTGATATCATCTCGCTTTCGCCATTTAATAGGGAAAACATCGCTATCATCTTTAGAAATAACTCATCAGCTGACGGCATTGAGGTGGCACTCAAAGAGCGAGGCATCAGCTCAAAGCGAAAGGGTGGGGTGAGTTTTTTTGAGAGCCGTGAGATCAAGGCACTCATCGACATCATGGGAATTTATGTTAATCCAAAAGATATAATGGCATTTATCCACATCTGCGAATACGCAAAGGGCGTTGGTAGCGCAGTTAGCAAAGAGATTTTTGATACGCTACTTAAGCTTGGGCATGGAAATTTGATAAAAGGGATAGTTGATCCAGACGAGAGCGTAAATATCTCATCAAATAAAAGGCGAAACTATCAGCTGGGACTTTTTGACGATCTTGACGAATTTGCCGAGATTTCAAGGTTTTCTAAGCTTGGCTTTAGCGATAAATTCCTAGGCCATCCGGTGCTAAAGCTACAAAAGCTGAGTGAGAGTGGGGCGCAGTTTTTATATGAAATTTACAACTTTTTAAAAGGCATGAGAAATATCTCAAAGCCAGCCACGATGATAAATGAGATAAAAACTAGCAAAATTTACTCGTTAATCGTCGAAAACATCAGCACAAAAAGGGCAACTTTAAAAAATGGTAACGTCGATCTAGCTCTAAAAGAAGAGGTTAAAGAGCGCATAATGGCAAAGAGCGTGGTGCTAAGCGAGCTAGCTAAAAAATATCAAGATATCAGTAAATTTTACAACTTCTTAGCCCTTGGTAGCAACGAGATGAGCGAAGGGCAGGGCGTTAGCTTGCTTAGCGTGCATGCGAGCAAGGGGCTTGAGTTTGACCAAGTTTTCATAGTAGATCTCGCGCAAAACCGCTTTCCAAATTTAAAGCTAATGAGCATGGGCGGCAGCTTAGAGGAGGAGAGGCGACTCTTTTACGTAGCAGTAACTAGGGCAAAAGACGAGCTATATCTTAGCTACGCAAAATACGACAAGATAAAGAAGGTGACCTACCAGCCAAGTAGGTTTTTGATAGAGGCTGGCATGGCAAAAGAGGAAGCTTAA
- a CDS encoding efflux RND transporter periplasmic adaptor subunit → MKKSKILIILLILGVGGYFVYDNFFKIKDEKVEFITKKAKRGSFSKKVDATGEIFATELVDVGAQVSGQIKKLYVKLGDQVKKGDMIASIDSSTQQNSIDNKEAQLAIYKAQLESAKVALNIAKTQFDREKALFAKNATSKQEFESAKNTYSTNSAKIKELEAQIKQTNIELSTAKINLGYTKITAPRDGIIVSVQVEEGQTVNANQTTPTIVKIADLSYVKMKMQIAEGDITKIKVGTPVEYSILSEPTKKFQTTVSSIDPGLTTLSDGSYGSSSSSKSTSSSTSSNSAVYYYAQSIVENKDKILRIGMTTQNELLIANVKDAIIVPSIGIKRDENGTFVYILKDGKAVKTSVKTGIKDNLDTQIISGVNEGDEIITSQGSASEIAKMIEKENKKF, encoded by the coding sequence ATGAAAAAATCTAAAATTTTAATAATCCTGCTTATTTTAGGCGTCGGTGGATATTTTGTCTATGATAATTTTTTTAAGATAAAAGATGAAAAGGTGGAATTTATCACCAAAAAGGCAAAAAGGGGCTCATTTAGCAAAAAGGTCGATGCGACTGGAGAAATTTTTGCTACTGAGCTAGTTGATGTGGGCGCGCAGGTGAGCGGCCAGATAAAAAAACTCTATGTTAAGCTTGGAGATCAGGTCAAAAAGGGCGATATGATCGCAAGTATCGATAGCTCGACCCAGCAAAACAGCATAGACAATAAAGAGGCTCAACTAGCTATCTACAAAGCTCAGCTTGAAAGCGCAAAAGTGGCTTTAAACATTGCAAAAACGCAGTTTGATAGAGAAAAAGCACTTTTTGCCAAAAACGCCACTTCAAAACAAGAATTTGAAAGTGCAAAAAATACTTATAGCACAAATAGCGCCAAGATAAAGGAGCTCGAGGCTCAGATAAAGCAGACAAATATCGAGCTAAGTACGGCTAAGATAAATTTAGGCTACACAAAGATCACCGCTCCAAGAGATGGCATAATAGTAAGCGTGCAGGTCGAAGAGGGACAAACCGTAAATGCTAATCAAACTACGCCAACTATCGTAAAGATCGCAGATCTAAGCTATGTTAAGATGAAGATGCAAATAGCTGAGGGTGACATCACAAAGATAAAGGTTGGCACACCAGTTGAATACTCGATCCTCTCTGAGCCAACGAAAAAATTTCAAACAACGGTTAGTTCGATCGACCCTGGCTTAACGACATTAAGCGATGGTAGCTACGGCTCTAGCAGTAGTAGCAAATCTACAAGTTCAAGCACTTCAAGCAACTCAGCTGTTTATTATTATGCTCAAAGCATAGTTGAAAATAAAGATAAAATTTTAAGAATAGGCATGACAACACAAAATGAGCTTTTAATAGCAAATGTAAAGGACGCTATCATCGTACCAAGCATCGGCATTAAAAGAGATGAAAACGGCACATTTGTCTATATTTTAAAAGACGGCAAAGCGGTAAAAACATCGGTAAAAACTGGTATAAAAGATAACCTCGATACGCAGATCATTAGCGGTGTGAACGAGGGCGACGAGATCATCACATCACAAGGCTCAGCGAGCGAGATAGCCAAGATGATCGAAAAAGAAAATAAGAAGTTTTAA